From a single Pyxidicoccus xibeiensis genomic region:
- a CDS encoding aminopeptidase — protein MARSKSKHRRVQMKIKQAWKKRAKKQKAEAKAADAKKK, from the coding sequence ATGGCCCGCAGCAAGAGCAAGCACCGCCGCGTGCAGATGAAGATCAAGCAGGCCTGGAAGAAGCGCGCGAAGAAGCAGAAGGCCGAGGCGAAGGCCGCCGACGCGAAGAAGAAGTAG
- a CDS encoding D-alanine--D-alanine ligase family protein, whose product MRIALTHNLRLSDSEEEAEFDTQETVNALAAAIERLGHRLERFEVSGPASRTVARLEAYSPDLIFNTAEGRRGRFREAFYPALFDELGFPYTGSDAYALAVTLDKQLTKLVLTKQGIRTPGWQYVEKLSELTAENLRFPVIVKPNFEGSSKGITQDSIAETLDEVRAKVASALEKYPAGVLVEEFIAGRDLTVPFLAAVDNDYDGVLTPVEYVVDPAVTAGRKYAIYDYELKTKKENAVSVRAPAQIPARTAEDVRKMAQKIFSALDCRDLGRIDFRLSDAGVPYFLEINALPSLEPGAGIYASAELDGLHLDGVINSIIQSAAKRYKIKDGKRQGKPARKTGPLRVGFTYNVKRVKPMASAEAVEDSEAEYDSPNTLQAIREAIASWGHEVIDLEATAELPTVLSSTPLDIVFNIAEGFKGRNRESQVPAMLELLDIPYTGSDPATLSIALDKALAKKIVRQAGILTPNFQLMATGKERLNKEFTSFPLIVKPVAEGSSKGVVTKSVCHSEAELREVVREIASKYQQPALIEEYIGGREFTVGLLGERRPRVLPPMEIVFLDKAEKNPVYSFQHKLDWTDRIRYDAPAKLEPSLLEKLRTAARNSFMALGCRDVARIDFRMDDKGRIYFIECNPLPGLTPGWSDLVLIAQGAGMDYRGLIGEIMAPAIRRYKEREARRAATEHPSAVLRKGLPLEEQGAAAAAQPASAPAAQGSGNGNGTSSPDAPPRAEAKA is encoded by the coding sequence GTGCGCATCGCGCTGACCCACAATCTCAGGCTGTCCGATTCAGAAGAAGAAGCGGAGTTCGACACCCAGGAGACGGTCAACGCACTGGCCGCGGCGATTGAGCGGCTCGGCCACCGGCTGGAGCGCTTCGAGGTGAGCGGTCCCGCCTCGCGCACCGTGGCGCGGCTGGAGGCCTACAGCCCCGACCTCATCTTCAACACCGCCGAGGGGCGCCGCGGCCGCTTCCGCGAGGCCTTCTACCCGGCCCTCTTCGACGAGCTCGGCTTCCCGTACACGGGCTCGGACGCGTACGCGCTGGCGGTGACGCTGGACAAGCAGCTCACCAAGCTGGTCCTCACCAAGCAGGGCATCCGCACCCCGGGCTGGCAGTACGTGGAGAAGCTCAGCGAGCTGACCGCGGAGAACCTGCGCTTCCCCGTCATCGTGAAGCCCAACTTCGAAGGCTCCTCCAAGGGCATCACCCAGGACTCCATCGCGGAGACGCTGGACGAGGTGCGCGCCAAGGTGGCCTCGGCGCTGGAGAAGTACCCGGCCGGCGTGCTGGTGGAGGAGTTCATCGCCGGGCGCGACCTCACGGTGCCCTTCCTCGCGGCGGTGGACAACGACTACGACGGCGTGCTCACGCCGGTGGAGTACGTGGTGGACCCGGCCGTCACGGCGGGCCGCAAGTACGCCATCTACGACTACGAGCTGAAGACGAAGAAGGAGAACGCCGTCAGCGTGCGCGCCCCGGCGCAGATTCCGGCCCGTACGGCGGAGGACGTGCGGAAGATGGCGCAGAAGATCTTCTCCGCGCTCGACTGCCGCGACCTGGGCCGCATCGACTTCCGGCTCAGCGACGCGGGCGTGCCGTACTTCCTGGAGATCAACGCGCTGCCCAGCCTGGAGCCGGGCGCGGGCATCTACGCCTCCGCGGAGCTGGACGGGCTGCACCTGGACGGGGTCATCAACTCCATCATCCAGAGCGCGGCGAAGCGCTACAAAATCAAGGATGGCAAGCGCCAGGGCAAGCCGGCGCGCAAGACGGGCCCGCTGCGCGTGGGCTTCACCTACAACGTCAAGCGCGTGAAGCCCATGGCCAGCGCCGAGGCGGTGGAGGACAGCGAGGCCGAGTACGACTCGCCCAACACGCTGCAGGCCATCCGCGAGGCCATTGCGTCCTGGGGCCACGAGGTCATCGACCTGGAGGCCACCGCGGAGCTGCCCACCGTGCTGTCCAGCACGCCGCTCGACATCGTCTTCAACATCGCCGAGGGCTTCAAGGGCCGCAACCGCGAGAGCCAGGTCCCGGCCATGCTGGAGCTGCTGGACATCCCGTACACGGGCTCGGACCCGGCGACGCTGTCCATTGCCCTGGACAAGGCGCTGGCGAAGAAGATCGTCCGGCAGGCCGGCATCCTCACGCCCAACTTCCAGCTGATGGCCACGGGCAAGGAGCGGCTCAACAAGGAGTTCACCTCCTTCCCGCTCATCGTGAAGCCGGTGGCGGAGGGCAGCTCCAAGGGCGTCGTCACCAAGAGCGTCTGCCACAGCGAGGCGGAGCTGCGCGAGGTGGTGCGCGAGATTGCCAGCAAGTACCAGCAGCCCGCGCTCATCGAGGAGTACATCGGCGGGCGTGAGTTCACCGTGGGCCTGCTGGGCGAGCGCCGCCCGCGCGTGCTGCCGCCGATGGAGATCGTCTTCCTCGACAAGGCGGAGAAGAACCCCGTCTACAGCTTCCAGCACAAGCTCGACTGGACGGACCGCATCCGCTACGACGCGCCGGCCAAGCTGGAGCCCTCGCTGCTGGAGAAGCTGCGGACCGCGGCGCGCAACTCGTTCATGGCGCTGGGCTGCCGCGACGTGGCCCGCATCGACTTCCGCATGGACGACAAGGGCCGCATCTACTTCATCGAGTGCAACCCGCTGCCGGGCCTGACGCCGGGCTGGAGCGACCTGGTGCTCATCGCCCAGGGCGCGGGCATGGACTACCGCGGCCTCATCGGCGAAATCATGGCCCCCGCCATCCGCCGCTACAAGGAGCGCGAGGCGCGCCGCGCGGCCACGGAGCACCCGTCCGCGGTGCTGCGCAAGGGGCTGCCGCTCGAGGAGCAGGGCGCTGCCGCAGCCGCGCAGCCCGCGTCCGCTCCGGCGGCCCAGGGCTCCGGCAATGGCAACGGCACGTCGTCCCCGGACGCACCGCCGCGCGCGGAAGCGAAGGCCTGA
- a CDS encoding DmpA family aminopeptidase, whose product MVNIPEEKGPRVRARELGLPLGRFKPGKFNAITDVEGVLVGHSTLIQGEGPLRPGHGPVRTGVTAILPNNGNIFMERMTGGGFVLNGAGEVSGMTQLMEWGLIETPILLTNTMAVGAVSDGVARHLVERYPGIGGEHDVIIPVVGECDDSWLNDISGRHVREEHVYEAIRNAASGPVAEGNVGGGTGMVTCDFKGGIGTSSRKLPEVLGGYTLGVLVMSNFGKMHNLRVGGLPVGEVLAEKFKGAPKRGQTYGSIIAVVATDAPLLSHQINRICKRVALGIGRVGSYAAHGSGEIVVGFSTANIIPRRTQKMVYKLKLLLDQRLDPLYEAVMEATEEAILNAMCMATSMRGANDNFCPALPLDEVRRFLDACKPIFASVKKRPQQSSAPASRERPSDEDREGEVTVSSARPTQVRGAEGIPYPTRPAPEEAPGAPPAAPPEGSSSGSPSGSDS is encoded by the coding sequence ATGGTGAACATCCCCGAGGAAAAAGGGCCTCGCGTCCGTGCACGGGAGCTGGGCCTGCCGCTGGGGCGCTTCAAGCCCGGAAAGTTCAACGCCATCACCGACGTCGAGGGCGTCCTCGTCGGGCACAGCACGCTCATCCAGGGTGAGGGCCCGCTGCGGCCCGGCCATGGCCCGGTGCGCACCGGTGTCACCGCCATCCTCCCCAACAACGGCAACATCTTCATGGAGCGCATGACGGGAGGCGGCTTCGTGCTCAACGGCGCGGGCGAGGTCTCCGGCATGACGCAGCTCATGGAGTGGGGCCTCATCGAGACGCCCATCCTCCTCACCAACACCATGGCGGTGGGCGCGGTGTCGGACGGCGTGGCGCGCCACCTGGTGGAGCGCTACCCCGGCATCGGCGGGGAGCACGACGTCATCATCCCCGTGGTGGGCGAGTGCGACGACTCGTGGCTCAACGACATCTCCGGCCGGCACGTGCGCGAGGAGCACGTCTACGAGGCCATCCGCAACGCCGCCAGCGGCCCGGTGGCCGAGGGCAACGTGGGCGGCGGCACCGGCATGGTGACGTGCGACTTCAAGGGCGGTATCGGCACGTCGTCGCGCAAGCTGCCGGAGGTGCTGGGCGGCTACACGCTGGGCGTGCTGGTGATGTCCAACTTCGGGAAGATGCACAACCTGCGCGTGGGCGGCCTGCCCGTGGGCGAGGTGCTGGCGGAGAAGTTCAAGGGCGCGCCCAAGCGCGGCCAGACGTACGGCTCCATCATCGCGGTGGTGGCCACCGACGCGCCGCTCCTGAGCCACCAGATCAACCGCATCTGCAAGCGGGTGGCGCTGGGCATCGGCCGGGTGGGCAGCTACGCGGCGCACGGCTCGGGCGAAATCGTCGTCGGCTTCTCCACGGCGAACATCATCCCCAGGCGCACGCAGAAGATGGTCTACAAGCTGAAGCTGCTGCTGGACCAGCGCCTGGACCCCCTCTACGAGGCGGTGATGGAGGCCACCGAGGAGGCCATCCTCAACGCCATGTGCATGGCCACCTCCATGCGTGGGGCCAACGACAACTTCTGCCCGGCGCTCCCGCTGGACGAGGTCCGCCGCTTCCTGGACGCGTGCAAGCCCATCTTCGCCTCGGTGAAGAAGCGGCCCCAGCAGAGCAGCGCTCCCGCGTCACGCGAGCGGCCGAGCGACGAGGACCGGGAGGGGGAGGTGACGGTGTCCTCGGCCAGACCTACCCAGGTCCGAGGGGCGGAGGGCATCCCGTACCCCACCCGGCCTGCCCCGGAAGAGGCTCCTGGAGCCCCTCCGGCAGCCCCCCCGGAGGGTTCCTCTTCCGGGAGCCCATCGGGTTCTGATAGTTAA
- a CDS encoding AI-2E family transporter: MGDSRRWSNFVFAGLFALALILFSRILLPFLMPVLLGGFLVVLFMPVQDYLCQKFRGRKSLCAGLSTLTVFLLILAPLALVGWMVAREVLQFVGQAQDLLEQVDLRHQFASSLPRGFSRYIRLDPESAETERALMAAVTGGAALLKDLVGAGTELVINMFMMTVAMYYFFLDGRRLVGEVMRLIPLDKRYFEAFSREFTDVAYAIVYGNTVTALIQGAVGFLGLLLAGVPHAGVWGAAMVLVALVPVGGTALVWGPIGVVLIAANKVTEGVFLLSWGTFLVSSIDNFIRPKLCGSRMALHPLLVFLSMFGGLAVFGMMGLLVGPLIASIFMAMVRIYRRDFLGIGRAEHLAATQAHAAADSSPSHVPESSGLPVGHAQLGAPATLNA; encoded by the coding sequence GTGGGTGATTCGCGGCGGTGGTCGAACTTCGTATTCGCCGGGCTCTTCGCCCTGGCGTTGATTCTCTTCTCCAGGATTCTGCTGCCGTTCCTCATGCCGGTGCTGCTGGGTGGCTTCCTGGTGGTGCTGTTCATGCCGGTGCAGGACTACCTGTGCCAGAAGTTCCGGGGCCGCAAGTCCCTGTGCGCGGGGTTGTCCACCCTCACGGTGTTCCTCCTCATCCTGGCGCCGCTGGCGCTGGTGGGGTGGATGGTGGCGCGTGAGGTGCTCCAGTTCGTGGGCCAGGCGCAGGACCTGCTGGAGCAGGTGGACCTGCGGCACCAGTTCGCGTCCAGCCTGCCCCGGGGCTTCAGCCGCTACATCCGGTTGGATCCGGAGAGCGCGGAGACGGAGCGGGCGCTGATGGCGGCCGTGACGGGCGGCGCGGCGCTGCTCAAGGACCTGGTGGGCGCGGGCACCGAGCTGGTCATCAACATGTTCATGATGACCGTGGCCATGTACTACTTCTTCCTCGACGGGCGCCGGCTCGTGGGCGAGGTGATGCGGCTCATCCCCCTGGACAAGCGCTACTTCGAGGCCTTCTCGCGCGAGTTCACCGACGTCGCCTACGCGATTGTCTACGGCAACACCGTCACGGCCCTCATCCAGGGCGCGGTGGGCTTCCTGGGGCTGCTCCTCGCCGGTGTGCCGCATGCGGGCGTGTGGGGCGCGGCCATGGTGCTGGTGGCGCTGGTGCCCGTGGGCGGCACGGCGCTGGTGTGGGGCCCCATCGGCGTGGTGCTCATCGCCGCGAACAAGGTGACGGAGGGCGTGTTCCTGCTGTCCTGGGGCACCTTCCTGGTGAGCAGCATCGACAACTTCATCCGCCCCAAGCTGTGCGGCTCGCGCATGGCGCTGCACCCGCTGCTCGTCTTCCTGTCGATGTTCGGCGGGCTGGCGGTGTTCGGGATGATGGGGCTGCTGGTGGGCCCGCTCATCGCGTCCATCTTCATGGCGATGGTGCGCATCTACCGCCGTGACTTCCTGGGCATCGGTCGCGCGGAGCACCTGGCGGCTACGCAGGCGCATGCGGCGGCGGACTCGTCGCCCTCCCATGTGCCGGAGTCGTCCGGTCTGCCCGTGGGCCACGCGCAGCTCGGCGCCCCTGCGACGCTGAACGCCTGA
- a CDS encoding TIGR02270 family protein, with product MLEEHVAEACFLWTHWQSALSSPVHTLADVAEGPEQRLRAHLDAIVFGGKRVADLLLKPAFEEGDEERLRVASFCLLREGEGADVDLVLRHFVEGGAPLRAILQQPLELSERPGLSRALAPLLAASDAALRANVLEILGFRRTHPAVPFQQLLTDPSVEVRAAALRIAHFWPQEVPPGLLQQALTSSDTREQVAAIPLGLILDDRAAWKACQQRLEQPGAAGDLARAALACRGDAHDVEALLALLEIPALRREALWALGFTGRVAAAQACLAWMQKAPLAAVAAEAFCAITGLVLEGPLTKPRDEADEPADEALDADLQPDPDRKLPIPEPAAVAAWWHQMQKGLHPGTRHLGGQPRTQERLVAALTDGPMRRRPILALALAITSRGRQQVEPRDFSHIQYEQLRGARR from the coding sequence GTGCTGGAAGAGCATGTCGCTGAGGCCTGCTTCCTCTGGACCCACTGGCAGTCTGCGCTCTCCTCTCCTGTCCACACCCTGGCAGACGTGGCAGAAGGCCCGGAACAACGACTACGTGCCCATCTCGACGCCATCGTGTTCGGGGGGAAGCGGGTTGCCGACCTCCTGCTGAAGCCCGCGTTCGAAGAAGGCGACGAAGAGCGCCTCCGCGTCGCGAGCTTCTGCCTCCTGCGCGAAGGAGAAGGCGCGGACGTCGACCTCGTCCTGCGACACTTCGTGGAGGGTGGCGCGCCGCTTCGAGCAATCCTTCAACAGCCCCTGGAGCTCAGTGAACGCCCCGGCCTTTCTCGCGCGCTCGCTCCCCTGCTCGCAGCCTCAGACGCTGCCCTGCGAGCCAACGTGCTCGAAATCCTGGGCTTCCGTCGAACCCACCCTGCCGTTCCTTTTCAGCAACTGCTGACCGACCCCAGCGTGGAGGTGCGAGCCGCAGCCCTCCGCATTGCACACTTCTGGCCCCAGGAGGTGCCGCCAGGGCTGCTTCAGCAAGCTCTCACGTCGTCCGATACCCGGGAGCAGGTGGCCGCCATCCCCCTGGGGCTCATCCTGGATGACAGGGCAGCATGGAAGGCCTGCCAGCAACGGCTCGAACAGCCAGGCGCGGCGGGTGACCTCGCTCGTGCGGCCCTTGCCTGCCGGGGTGACGCGCACGATGTCGAGGCGCTCCTGGCGCTGCTGGAGATTCCAGCGCTCAGACGCGAGGCGCTCTGGGCACTTGGCTTCACCGGCAGGGTGGCCGCGGCGCAGGCCTGCCTGGCGTGGATGCAGAAGGCTCCCCTCGCCGCAGTGGCGGCGGAGGCGTTCTGCGCCATCACGGGGCTGGTCCTCGAAGGACCGCTGACGAAGCCGCGAGACGAAGCCGACGAACCGGCCGACGAAGCGCTGGATGCCGACCTCCAGCCCGATCCGGACAGGAAGCTCCCCATCCCTGAGCCGGCAGCGGTCGCCGCTTGGTGGCACCAGATGCAGAAGGGGCTCCACCCAGGCACGCGCCATCTGGGCGGGCAGCCTCGCACCCAGGAGCGGTTGGTGGCGGCGCTCACGGATGGGCCGATGCGGCGCAGGCCCATCCTCGCCCTGGCGCTTGCCATCACCAGCCGGGGCCGGCAGCAGGTCGAGCCACGGGACTTCAGCCATATCCAGTACGAGCAACTACGGGGAGCGCGCCGCTGA
- a CDS encoding AHH domain-containing protein produces the protein MPKNPEHLASPAEQVLHKQINGAEEGGACLTGHSTSYSDACSCTYRWQVVRESRRNRRAVYNKVPVLKQQQEREYRAKDPALPQGSIPTSYNPAKHANSNLQYGPYISLPQPGDWQVFGPTRADMKDAAGNTIPPGANFTKWTWPYWNNAHHMIPKGTFNGTIDDIDDLDCRELVRVGLLRAEYNVNHHINIILLPMDQEVARVMELPRHLIRDEEFIRIEIGSKYFNHGAYNQNVRTRLEAIIDSFRAAVDRERPENCKAWPIVKLSKKRLEVLSKHCYAEIIKFGTKSPGSAISDMPPLSSSALRN, from the coding sequence ATGCCCAAGAATCCGGAGCATCTAGCCAGTCCCGCGGAGCAGGTGCTGCACAAGCAGATCAACGGCGCCGAAGAAGGCGGTGCATGCCTGACGGGCCACTCCACCAGCTATAGCGACGCGTGCAGTTGCACGTACCGCTGGCAGGTGGTGCGGGAGTCCCGGCGCAACCGGCGTGCTGTCTACAACAAGGTGCCCGTACTGAAGCAGCAGCAGGAGCGGGAGTACCGAGCGAAGGACCCCGCGCTCCCGCAGGGCTCCATCCCCACGTCCTACAACCCGGCAAAGCATGCCAACTCCAACCTGCAATACGGCCCGTACATCTCGCTCCCCCAGCCCGGTGACTGGCAGGTCTTCGGGCCGACCCGCGCCGACATGAAGGACGCGGCGGGCAACACCATTCCTCCTGGCGCGAACTTCACCAAGTGGACGTGGCCCTACTGGAACAACGCGCACCACATGATTCCCAAGGGCACCTTCAACGGGACCATCGACGACATCGATGACCTGGACTGCCGCGAGCTCGTACGAGTCGGACTGCTGCGTGCGGAGTACAACGTCAACCACCACATCAACATCATCCTCCTGCCCATGGACCAGGAGGTCGCGCGGGTGATGGAGCTTCCCCGCCACCTCATCCGTGACGAGGAATTCATCCGCATCGAGATTGGCTCGAAGTATTTCAACCACGGGGCCTACAACCAGAACGTCAGGACCCGGCTGGAAGCCATCATCGACTCGTTCAGGGCCGCAGTTGACCGGGAGCGCCCGGAGAACTGCAAGGCCTGGCCCATCGTCAAGCTGTCGAAGAAGCGCTTGGAAGTCCTGTCGAAGCACTGCTACGCCGAGATCATCAAGTTCGGGACGAAGAGTCCCGGCTCCGCCATCTCCGACATGCCCCCGCTCAGCTCCAGCGCGCTGCGCAACTGA
- a CDS encoding RDD family protein, whose amino-acid sequence MAASRSGGRVLRIVAGEAEPGSPYPKASLFLRLGARVVDVGVAWGLYVVCGAAGGVVALLFLLLADGMIQGQSVGKRIFGVKVMHLPTQSAARHRDSTLRNAPLALIVLLGMMPEPLGLVAAGAGLLVIGGVEAWRVVRDPLGWRLGDTWAQTQVVDGKVVAGATVAARTPVAHQRAPGRIMSAAKVRRGRSLKKRREPPCASR is encoded by the coding sequence ATGGCGGCCAGTCGCAGCGGAGGGCGGGTGCTGCGCATCGTCGCGGGCGAGGCCGAGCCCGGCTCGCCCTACCCGAAGGCGTCGCTCTTCCTGCGCCTGGGCGCCCGCGTCGTCGACGTGGGGGTGGCCTGGGGCCTGTACGTCGTGTGCGGCGCAGCGGGCGGCGTGGTGGCGCTGCTGTTCCTGCTGCTGGCCGACGGGATGATTCAAGGCCAGAGCGTGGGCAAGCGCATCTTCGGCGTGAAGGTGATGCACCTGCCCACGCAGTCGGCGGCGCGCCACCGCGACAGCACGCTTCGCAATGCGCCGCTCGCGCTCATCGTCCTGCTGGGAATGATGCCGGAGCCGCTGGGCCTGGTGGCCGCGGGCGCCGGGCTGCTCGTCATCGGCGGGGTGGAGGCGTGGCGCGTGGTGAGGGATCCGCTCGGCTGGCGGCTCGGTGATACCTGGGCGCAGACGCAGGTGGTGGACGGGAAGGTTGTCGCGGGCGCAACCGTTGCAGCCCGCACGCCCGTGGCGCATCAGCGCGCCCCGGGAAGAATCATGTCCGCGGCGAAGGTGCGCCGTGGTCGCTCGCTGAAGAAGAGAAGGGAGCCGCCGTGCGCATCGCGCTGA
- the hemB gene encoding porphobilinogen synthase: MAYPVHRPRRLRRTAALRDMVRETRLEPGDFIYPLFVVEGRDVRRPIASMPGVFNLSLEHAVAEARLAKSLGVPSVLLFGIPNHKDARGTQGYAQDGIVQRAIREIKAAEPDLQVIADVCLCEYTDHGHCGILEEGHVLNDDTLPLLAQMAVTCAQAGADIIAPSDMMDGRIAAIRRSLDEVRLTDIPILSYAAKYASGFYGPFREAAQSAPKSGDRRGYQMDPGNVREALKETALDVEEGADMIMVKPALAYLDVIRAVRERFELPVVAYNVSGEYSMLKAAGQNGWIDYERVMLETLTSIKRAGSDLIISYHALEAAKLL, encoded by the coding sequence ATGGCCTATCCCGTCCACCGCCCCCGCCGCCTCCGCCGTACCGCCGCCCTGCGAGACATGGTGCGCGAGACGCGCCTCGAGCCGGGTGACTTCATCTACCCCCTCTTCGTCGTGGAAGGCCGGGACGTGCGCCGTCCCATCGCCTCCATGCCGGGCGTCTTCAACCTGTCGCTCGAGCACGCCGTGGCCGAGGCCCGGCTGGCGAAGTCCCTGGGCGTGCCCTCCGTCCTCCTCTTCGGAATCCCGAACCACAAGGACGCGCGCGGCACCCAGGGCTATGCGCAGGACGGCATCGTCCAGCGCGCCATCCGCGAAATCAAAGCCGCCGAGCCGGACCTGCAGGTCATCGCCGACGTGTGCCTCTGCGAGTACACCGACCATGGCCACTGCGGCATCCTGGAGGAGGGCCACGTCCTCAACGACGACACGCTGCCGCTGCTCGCGCAGATGGCCGTCACCTGCGCCCAGGCCGGCGCGGACATCATCGCCCCGTCGGACATGATGGACGGGCGCATCGCCGCCATCCGCCGCTCGCTGGACGAGGTCCGCCTCACCGACATCCCCATTCTGTCCTACGCGGCCAAGTACGCCTCCGGCTTCTACGGCCCCTTCCGCGAGGCGGCCCAGAGCGCGCCGAAGTCCGGCGACCGCCGCGGCTACCAGATGGACCCGGGCAACGTGCGCGAGGCCCTCAAGGAGACGGCCCTGGACGTGGAGGAGGGCGCGGACATGATCATGGTGAAGCCCGCGCTGGCCTACCTGGACGTCATCCGCGCCGTGCGCGAGCGCTTCGAGCTGCCCGTGGTCGCCTACAACGTCTCCGGCGAGTACTCCATGCTCAAGGCCGCCGGGCAGAACGGGTGGATCGACTACGAGCGCGTGATGCTGGAGACGCTCACCTCCATCAAGCGCGCCGGCTCCGACCTCATCATCAGCTACCACGCCCTGGAAGCCGCGAAGCTCCTGTAG
- a CDS encoding DUF4150 domain-containing protein has translation MSTSVGVNKMSVVHQKSNGTTVAAPDVCKTPSPAGPVPIPYPNIARSADTAKGSKTVDVEGNPLCVKDSNFSTSTGDEAGTAGGGVVSGKTKGEAEFVNYSFDVKVEGKNVARAMDLMLHNDKNTPPFPLIQPPVIAMGKSSGGCYCLACKDDV, from the coding sequence ATGAGCACGAGCGTAGGCGTCAACAAAATGTCGGTCGTCCACCAGAAGTCCAACGGCACGACAGTCGCCGCTCCGGATGTCTGCAAGACGCCGAGCCCCGCCGGACCGGTACCCATTCCATACCCCAACATCGCGCGTTCGGCGGATACGGCCAAGGGCAGCAAGACTGTGGACGTGGAAGGCAATCCCCTCTGCGTCAAGGACTCCAACTTCAGCACCAGCACGGGAGACGAGGCAGGAACCGCCGGTGGCGGTGTCGTGTCCGGCAAGACCAAGGGGGAGGCGGAGTTCGTCAACTACTCGTTCGACGTGAAGGTGGAGGGCAAGAACGTCGCGCGGGCCATGGACCTGATGCTCCACAACGACAAGAACACGCCCCCCTTCCCGCTCATCCAGCCGCCTGTCATCGCCATGGGCAAGAGCTCTGGTGGTTGCTACTGCCTCGCTTGCAAGGACGATGTGTAG
- a CDS encoding ABC transporter ATP-binding protein, whose protein sequence is MRKTYRRPFRKVGTDALRGMDLTVPQGSAFGLIGPNGAGKTTFIKSILGIVQPTEGTVRVLGGSPEDPRIRARIGYLPERLHLPGSWLPTAFLGTVTRLKGLKADPAGNLRLLERVGLADAVGRKIGGYSKGMRQRLGLAAALVGSPSLLILDEPTDGIDPMGRLEVRRILLEEVQRGTTLFLNSHLLAETERVCDRVAILADGRVLREGRLEDLARGGARWMVRFAPGVDSGALVSAGFARGSTDGMYHVEAEDPPALNAALDRARAAGALLVELRRDGTDLESVLLGTVARPPEAVAANGSGTAVSGSAGVAA, encoded by the coding sequence CTGCGGAAGACGTACCGGCGTCCGTTCCGGAAAGTGGGGACGGATGCCCTGCGGGGCATGGACCTGACGGTGCCGCAGGGCAGCGCGTTCGGGCTCATCGGCCCCAACGGCGCGGGCAAGACGACGTTCATCAAGAGCATCCTCGGCATCGTCCAGCCCACGGAGGGCACGGTGCGCGTGCTGGGAGGCTCGCCCGAGGACCCGCGCATCCGCGCGCGCATCGGCTACCTGCCGGAGCGCTTGCACCTGCCGGGCTCCTGGTTGCCGACGGCGTTCCTGGGGACGGTGACGCGGCTGAAGGGGCTGAAGGCGGACCCCGCGGGGAACCTGCGCCTCTTGGAGCGGGTGGGCCTGGCGGACGCGGTGGGCCGGAAGATTGGCGGCTACTCCAAGGGCATGCGGCAGCGGCTGGGGCTGGCGGCGGCGCTGGTGGGCTCCCCTTCCCTGCTGATTCTGGACGAGCCCACGGACGGCATCGACCCCATGGGGCGGCTGGAGGTGCGGCGGATTCTCCTGGAGGAGGTGCAGCGGGGAACGACGCTGTTCCTCAACTCGCACCTGCTGGCGGAGACGGAGCGGGTGTGTGACCGGGTGGCGATCCTGGCGGACGGGCGCGTGCTGCGCGAGGGCCGGCTGGAGGACCTGGCGCGCGGCGGGGCCCGGTGGATGGTGCGCTTCGCGCCCGGGGTGGACTCGGGGGCGCTGGTGTCGGCGGGCTTCGCCCGGGGGAGCACGGACGGCATGTACCACGTGGAGGCGGAGGACCCGCCGGCGCTCAACGCGGCGTTGGACAGGGCTCGCGCGGCCGGGGCGCTGCTGGTGGAGCTGCGGCGCGACGGGACGGACCTGGAGTCGGTGCTGCTGGGGACGGTGGCGCGGCCGCCGGAGGCGGTGGCGGCGAATGGCTCGGGGACGGCGGTGTCCGGTTCGGCGGGGGTGGCGGCGTGA